A genomic stretch from Neomonachus schauinslandi chromosome 16, ASM220157v2, whole genome shotgun sequence includes:
- the KATNB1 gene encoding katanin p80 WD40 repeat-containing subunit B1, with translation MATPVVTKTAWKLQEIVAHASNVSSLVLGKASGRLLATGGDDCRVNLWSINKPNCIMSLTGHTSPVESVRLNTPEELIVAGSQSGSIRVWDLEAAKILRTLMGHKANICSLDFHPYGEFVASGSQDTNIKLWDIRRKGCVFRYRGHSQAVRCLRFSPDGKWLASAADDHTVKLWDLTAGKMMSEFPGHTGPVNVVEFHPNEYLLASGSSDRTIRFWDLEKFQVVSCIEGEPGPVRSVLFNPDGCCLYSGCQDSLRVYGWEPERCFDVVLVSWGKVADLAVCNDQLIGVAFSQSNVSSYVVDLTRVTRTGTVAQDPVQDSWPPAQQPAHPSAPLRRIYERPSTACSKPQRVKQNSESERRSPSSEDDRDERESRAEIQNAEEYNEIFQPKNSISRTPPRRSEPFPAPPEDDMVSAKEAAKPNPATDSQFPVPNLEVPPRPPAVTSTPAPKAEPTIIPATRNEPIGLKASDFLPAVKIPQQAELVDEDAMSQIRKGHDTMCVVLTSRHKNLDTVRAVWTTGDIKTSVDSAVAINDLSVVVDLLNIVNQKASLWKLDLCTTVLPQIEKLLQSKYESYVQTGCTSLKLILQRFLPLITDILAAPPSVGVDISREERLHKCRLCYKQLKSISGLVKSKSGLSGRHGSAFRELHLLMASLD, from the exons AGGAGATTGTCGCCCATGCCAGCAACGTGTCCTCGCTGGTCCTGGGCAAGGCCTCCGGGCGGCTGCTGGCTACTGGTGGGGACGACTGCCGTGTCAACCTGTGGTCCATCAACAAACCCAACTGCATCATG AGCCTGACGGGTCACACATCCCCAGTGGAGAGTGTCCGCCTCAACACCCCGGAGGAGCTCATCGTGGCCGGCTCCCAATCAGGCTCCATCCGCGTCTGGGACCTAGAAGCTGCCAAAA TTCTTCGCACGCTTATGGGCCACAAAGCCAACATCTGCAGCCTGGACTTCCACCCGTATGGCGAGTTCGTAGCCTCGGGCTCCCAGGACACGAACATCAAG CTCTGGGACATCAGGAGGAAAGGCTGCGTCTTCCGATACAGG GGACACAGCCAGGCTGTGCGGTGCCTCCGGTTCAGCCCTGATGGGAAGTGGCTGGCGTCGGCCGCAGATGACCACACGGTGAAG ctctgggATCTGACTGCTGGCAAGATGATGTCCGAGTTCCCTGGCCACACGGGGCCTGTCAACGTGGTGGAGTTTCACCCCAATGAGTACCTCCTGGCTTCTGGTAGCTCGGACAG GACCATCCGGTTCTGGGATCTGGAGAAGTTCCAGGTGGTGAGCTGCATCGAAGGAGAGCCAGGGCCTGTCAG GAGCGTCCTCTTCAACCCCGATGGTTGCTGCCTGTACAGCGGCTGCCAGGACTCGCTGCGCGTCTACGGCTGGGAGCCTGAGCGCTGCTTTGACGTGGTCCTAGTCAGCTGGGGCAAGGTCGCTGACCTGGCTGTCTGCAACGACCAGCTG ATAGGTGTGGCCTTCTCACAGAGCAACGTCTCCTCTTACGTGGTGGACCTGACGCGGGTCACCAGGACGGGCACAGTGGCCCAGGACCCCGTGCAGGACAGCTGGCCCCCGGCACAGCAGCCGgcccaccccagtgcccctctcCGGCGCATCTATGAGCGGCCCAGCACAGCCTGCAGCAAGCCTCAGAG GGTGAAGCAGAATTCGGAGAGCGAACGCCGCAGCCCCAGCAGTGAGGATGACCGGGACGAGCGGGAGTCTCGGGCCGAGATCCAGAACGCCGAGGAGTACAACGAGATCTTCCAGCCCAAGAACAGCATCA GTCGGACACCACCCCGAAGAAGTGAGCCCTTCCCGGCACCCCCCGAGGATG ACATGGTCTCAGCCAAGGAGGCGGCCAAGCCCAACCCCGCCACGGACTCGCAGTTCCCGGTGCCAAAT CTCGAGGTCCCGCCCCGGCCCCCGGCTGTCACTTCCACTCCTGCGCCCAAGGCCGAGCCCACCATCATCCCCGCCACCCGGAACGAGCCCATCGGGCTGAAGGCCTCTGACTTCCTGCCC GCCGTGAAGATCCCCCAGCAGGCGGAGCTTGTCGACGAGGACGCCATGTCACAGATCCGCAAAGGCCATGACACCATGTGCGTGGTACTCACCAGCCGCCACAAGAACCTGGACACCGTGCGGGCCGTGTGGACCACGGGCGACATCAAG ACGTCAGTGGACTCGGCTGTGGCCATCAATGACCTGTCGGTGGTAGTGGACCTCCTGAACATTGTCAACCAGAAAGC CTCCCTGTGGAAGCTGGACCTGTGCACCACCGTCTTGCCGCAGATCGagaagcttctgcagagcaagtATGAGAG CTACGTGCAGACCGGCTGCACCTCCCTGAAACTGATCCTGCAGCGGTTTCTGCCCCTGATCACGGACATCCTGGCGGCGCCCCCCTCTGTGGGTGTGGACATCAGCCGGGAGGAGAG GCTACACAAGTGCCGACTCTGCTACAAGCAGCTTAAGAGCATCAGTGGCCTCGTCAAGAGCAAGTCGGGTTTGAGTGGCCGCCACGGCAGTGCCTTCCGAGAGCTGCACCTGCTCATGGCCAGTTTGGACTGA